The following proteins come from a genomic window of Pichia kudriavzevii chromosome 1, complete sequence:
- a CDS encoding uncharacterized protein (PKUD0A03575; Pfam Domains: L51_S25_CI-B8(3.5e-12)), with product MVALSPAIRELRFLLPQTASSLKSFVLNAYPSIKQQHPHLPVLIRECQGIQPTVVVRLEKGVEVKKHVANFSDAELKSFLQNP from the coding sequence ATGGTTGCATTATCTCCAGCTATTAGAGAACTCAGATtccttcttcctcaaaCTGCATCCTCTTTAAAGTCATTCGTCTTGAATGCTTACCCATCTATCAAGCAACAACATCCTCATTTACCTGTTTTGATTAGGGAATGTCAAGGCATTCAGCcaactgttgttgttagACTCGAAAAGGGTGTCGAAGTCAAGAAACACGTTGCAAACTTCTCAGATGCAGAGCTTAAATCTTTCCTTCAAAATCCTTGA
- a CDS encoding uncharacterized protein (PKUD0A03540), translating to MEMSNGLANIPVFNRPHIQGDQLRSDRKTLSNISSDFVPKSDQKLPSMEQNRTSKTTLNFTDIKTSTQKPSEPRHDAHLLSIRKHRSSFTSTSSAGSPLSKRHKYDSDGTLRTEISTSRTFPLRKKYSRIVQQSSHGNEFPSSVSKQTTIGIASEGKNKSPCFPARRRLKAGSINMFNSAPSNQTNLNKTSIGVSDLTHLSSSSIGASGKEVFVHDGYLFSSPEKSPSIKHKKQVAFSSEPESPSSSPLKNNKGEPKSILKLPGSEYVSKSFITLETMLNLDLSKNESWPPGVILQIPSNHPNIKKKVHECALGLIDKQFHKQYQVYASLNHMIKENPKVTYGENIFTKDIVRNIIASVQLELLKLLKEFKEGSNPFQQRTASQGLKLIVFLNPLATNLSGLGILFDICTDLLKSENISKGVTSSVFQFVKVLPEKYYGKMESIGTSIVQMKHFTSASVTCEKLNILRRFVILQPVTMSKCSYQIISYVLFTILNTDVQAYQKVLNSAISVLTCLANNKESKAMVVRILSEELESSFSSIKTSTEIQLHSRMTIAQAICETLKYLIHINYSVQAAKIWTYLLYLVSFNRKKFILENWDSYIYFEPVFRELLENPDTVIIALESWKVMVYNFQTLTIKDWETEQLKHKLNSLLFPFFNTKLIVGGTKLKQWSNHQSYVILYARIYYAMRLKMEEITFGPHLALLLDHVLTPLYSLTEWDTTFSYILKSVFLSDRYLHVEDPNACFWFSEFEKWKGRLLPLPKMIFRNPEVFSVILRYNTTTGSSRSFNILQSTINISVYYPLENLKLACPYKEYCQFACSVGEAILEIFEHHIYQNRSADELFSLVKDMDDSTKFVRRDTENHTALLMTRVINKISKTGNDAILLSFLALCFRSCDRIKLFYCCMVSDIFDNASLINHFQEKIDTFILFLNYAENLEKIEIPESEQIKMVSNFEKMMMVFDNQSYSILFPKYISFLKNCRVLCTVTDELKFRMLLAILKLNKKCSGDIDKFCEQTPIDFLQSGLRFFDNETEDYDHALELVEFLRSFRNIESIPQSWLDEISYKLGLLVHPEIEFDTELHDKLKIIGSRLSLKESNRIKKLAIRRKVNHSPLIADSISGFSDNINRKKKVDYELSKDDTSNDTITSKSVSTPIDLKAINKIDSSSSKKPRNMERESEHRDKTINKNSFVRENSNFGEAPIPIRNLKSFIIDSINIEEEIGELPTVRVPSSSPKPNISQEEHTSPAKRTRSRQNVELSSIESLDEWTARLRMKTRKDRRENKKESPENSGVGSQSGSGTCKSEETKSLLTQTDMDQFKVLLKKFNSRPFFVTQEEKDELESSILSLLLKLKHQ from the coding sequence ATGGAAATGTCGAATGGACTGGCTAATATTCCGGTTTTTAATCGACCTCATATTCAAGGAGATCAGCTACGTTCCGACAGAAAAACTCTAAGTAATATATCAAGTGATTTTGTACCAAAATCAGATCAGAAGTTGCCTTCCATGGAACAAAATCGTACCAGCAAAACCACACTAAACTTTACCGATATAAAAACAAGCACGCAAAAACCATCAGAACCACGACATGATGCCCACTTGTTATCTATCCGAAAACATCGGTCCTCATTCACATCAACATCGTCTGCAGGTTCTCCGCTTTCTAAAAGGCATAAATATGATAGTGATGGAACCTTACGAACAGAAATATCAACCTCTAGAACTTTTccattgaggaaaaaatatagcaGAATTGTGCAGCAAAGCTCACATGGTAACGAATTTCCATCAAGTGTTAGCAAACAAACAACTATTGGAATTGCGTCCGAAGGAAAGAACAAGAGTCCCTGCTTTCCTGCACGAAGGCGATTGAAGGCAGGATCGATTAATATGTTCAACTCTGCTCCTTCTAATCAAACTAACCTTAACAAAACCTCAATTGGTGTTTCTGATTTGACCCACTTGAGTAGCTCCAGTATAGGAGCGTCAGGGAAGGAGGTATTTGTCCATGACGGatatttgttttcttcacCAGAAAAATCACCTTCTATTAAACATAAAAAACAGGTTGCTTTTTCAAGTGAACCTGAAAGTCCATCGTCTTCtccattgaaaaacaataaaGGGGAACCCAAAtcaatattgaaattaCCTGGTTCTGAATACGTTTCTAAGTCTTTTATAACGTTAGAAACAATGCTGAATTTGGACTTGAGCAAAAATGAATCATGGCCACCTGGTGTGATTTTACAAATTCCTAGTAATCATCCAAacattaaaaaaaaagttcatGAATGTGCATTGGGGCTAATTGATAAACAGTTCCACAAGCAATATCAAGTCTATGCTTCCTTAAACCATATGATTAAAGAAAACCCCAAGGTTACATATGGCGAAAATATTTTCACTAAGGATATTGTTCGGAATATCATTGCCTCAGTTCAACTAGAACTACTAAAATTATTAAAAGAATTTAAAGAAGGGTCGAATCCTTTTCAGCAACGAACCGCCTCCCAAGGCCTAAAGCttattgtatttttaaATCCATTAGCAACAAATCTATCGGGATTGGGTATCCTATTTGACATTTGTACAGATCTTCTGAAAAGTGAGAACATAAGTAAAGGAGTAACTTCGTCTGTTTTTCAGTTTGTCAAAGTTTTACCAGAGAAATATTATGgaaaaatggaatcaaTAGGAACAAGCATTGTTCAAATGAAGCATTTCACCAGTGCGTCTGTGACTTGCGAAAAACTCAACATACTTCGGAGGTTTGTTATATTACAACCTGTAACAATGAGTAAATGCAGTTACCAAATAATCAGTTATGTTTTATTCACCATATTAAACACTGACGTCCAAGCATATCAAAAGGTTCTAAATAGTGCAATTTCAGTTCTAACGTGTCTTGCAAACAATAAAGAGTCCAAAGCTATGGTTGTTAGAATATTAAGtgaagaacttgaaagTTCCTTTTCATCGATTAAAACAAGTACGGAGATACAACTTCATTCAAGGATGACAATAGCACAAGCTATTTGTGAGACTTTAAAATATTTAATTCACATCAATTATTCGGTCCAAGCAGCTAAAATATGGACTTATCTACTATATTTGGTGTCGTTCAACCGGAAAAAGTTCATCCTAGAAAATTGGGATTCTTACATTTATTTTGAACCGGTTTTCAGGGAATTGCTTGAAAACCCGGACACTGTAATTATAGCCCTGGAATCGTGGAAAGTAATGGTTTATAATTTCCAGACCTTGACGATTAAAGATTGGGAGACCGAGCAACTAAAACATAAGTTGAATTCTTTATTGTTCCCATTTTTTAATACTAAGTTGATTGTTGGAGGcacaaaattgaaacaatggAGTAATCACCAAAGCTATGTTATACTATATGCTCGGATTTATTATGCgatgagattgaaaatggagGAAATTACATTTGGTCCACATTTGGCATTACTATTAGATCATGTTCTTACACCACTTTATAGCTTGACGGAATGGGATACTACATTTTCATACATCCTAAAATCCGTATTTTTATCTGATAGATATCTCCACGTTGAAGATCCAAATGCATGCTTTTGGTTTTcggaatttgaaaaatggaaaggTAGACTTCTACCTTTGCCAAAAATGATTTTCAGAAATCCAGAAGTCTTCAGTGTAATTTTGAGATATAACACAACAACTGGATCGTCAAGATCATTTAATATACTACAGAGTACGATTAATATCAGTGTTTATTATCCTTTGGAAAACCTGAAGTTGGCATGCCCATACAAGGAGTATTGTCAGTTTGCATGTTCAGTAGGAGAGGCTATTCTCGAGATTTTTGAGCATCATATTTATCAGAACCGTTCTGCTGATGAATTATTTTCCTTAGTTAAAGATATGGACGATTCAACTAAGTTTGTGAGGAGGGACACTGAAAATCACACAGCGCTCTTGATGACGAGAgttatcaacaaaataagTAAGACAGGAAATGATGCAATATTGTTGTCATTTTTAGCCTTATGTTTTAGAAGCTGTGATAGAATAAAGTTGTTCTACTGCTGCATGGTTTCAGACATCTTCGATAACGCATCTTTAataaatcattttcaagagaaaatagaCACTTTCATTTTATTCTTGAACTATGCGGAgaatttagagaaaatCGAAATTCCCGAATCAGAACAAATTAAGatggtttcaaattttgaaaagatgatgatggttTTTGACAACCAGAGCTACAGTATTTTGTTCCCAAAATATATTAGCTTTCTGAAAAATTGCCGGGTTTTATGCACCGTTACGGACGAACTAAAATTTAGAATGTTGTTGGCTATTTTAAAGTTGAACAAGAAATGTTCTGGAGATATTGACAAGTTTTGTGAGCAGACTCCTATTGATTTTTTGCAATCTGGTTTGCGCTTCTTTGATAATGAAACCGAAGATTATGATCATGCTTTGGAACtagttgaatttctcaGGTCTTTTAGGAATATTGAATCGATACCTCAATCTTGGTTGGATGAAATTAGCTATAAATTGGGGCTTTTAGTCCACCCggaaattgaatttgacaCTGAACTTCACGATAAACTGAAAATCATAGGATCACGATTATCCCTCAAAGAAAGTAATagaataaaaaaactaGCAATCAGGCGGAAGGTGAATCATTCCCCCTTGATTGCTGACTCAATTTCTGGGTTCTCTGATAACATTAAccggaaaaaaaaagtagaTTATGAGCTGAGCAAAGATGATACATCGAATGATACAATAACCTCTAAAAGTGTTAGCACCCCTATTGACCTGAAAGCTATCAATAAAATTGACAGTAGCAGTTCCAAAAAACCAAGGAATATGGAAAGAGAATCTGAACACAGAGATAAAACAATTAACAAGAATTCTTTTGTTCGtgaaaattccaattttgGCGAAGCACCAATACCTATTCGTAACTTGAAAtctttcatcattgataGTATAAATATCGAAGAAGAGATTGGTGAATTACCAACAGTTCGGGTTCCATCAAGCTCCCCGAAACCTAATATATCTCAGGAAGAGCATACCTCTCCAGCAAAACGTACTAGATCGAGGCAGAATGTAGAGCTGAGCAGCATTGAAAGTTTAGATGAATGGACGGCTCGACTGCGTATGAAGACAAGAAAAGATAGGAGGGAAAACAAGAAGGAATCTCCTGAGAATTCTGGTGTTGGATCTCAAAGTGGATCAGGAACATGTAAATCAGAGGAAACCAAAAGTCTACTGACACAGACTGATATGGATCAGTTCAAGgtattattaaaaaaattcaatagCAGGCCGTTTTTCGTTactcaagaagaaaaggatGAGTTAGAAAGCAGTATTTTGtctttattattaaaattgaaacacCAATAg
- a CDS encoding uncharacterized protein (PKUD0A03580; Pfam Domains: GST_C(5.3e-12)), with translation MSLGTLYILPGSSRNSWLPGLVKYLGLDVKVVSIRDIDNYKSIFPLGKAPAFEATNGFKVTEVAAVVEYLILQSAKPELLGSTKEEKVSNTRWFSFTNTDVGNTMVAWNRRPQDSPEEVATRKENVHNLFKYLNNHFASSKYVVGDNITVADLYLYTDVTKINANGIPLDGYPHLEKYISTVSVHPALSG, from the coding sequence ATGTCCTTAGGTACTCTTTACATTCTCCCTGGTTCCTCGAGGAACTCATGGCTCCCAGGCCTTGTTAAATACCTCGGTCTTGACGTCAAGGTTGTGTCTATTAGAGACATTGATAATTACAAGTCCATCTTCCCCCTAGGAAAGGCGCCTGCTTTTGAGGCCACAAATGGATTCAAAGTTACTGAAGTTGCTGCAGTGGTCGAGTACctaattcttcaatctgCAAAACCCGAGCTCTTGGGCTCTACAAAGGAGGAGAAAGTTTCCAACACAAGGTGGTTCTCCTTTACCAACACTGATGTCGGCAACACCATGGTTGCGTGGAACAGACGTCCTCAGGATTCACCGGAGGAGGTTGCAACAAGGAAGGAAAACGTCCACAACTTGTTTAAATACCTCAACAATCATTTCGCCTCGTCTAAATACGTTGTGGGAGATAACATCACTGTGGCAGATTTGTACTTGTACACCGATGTCACTAAAATTAATGCCAATGGAATCCCATTGGACGGTTACCCACACTTGGAGAAATACATCTCTACCGTCTCGGTCCATCCGGCATTATCAGGCTGA
- a CDS encoding uncharacterized protein (PKUD0A03560), whose amino-acid sequence MYTNMLRSKTLEKLLFDRTRICRLFSALANPATLQQAVFGMHKSAPLELRRKSFDDLMRQLDENEELWKDNALVESEIHHNMVELINGPDQDYYMKELQKCNGWLSIYSLIHDRLYYNAVQGVFRHPQYIPNETFEYLCLQLLKNDQLKLFMDAIDKNSPNHFYKVSQNIYEKFIRLCIERRQDDLLAKFIEKYIIYTGDTEVIKYQACHIDWQLGESILNFFYSCGNIKAYSKTAALMILLAKQLPKSEKLARELRFKSRVQKLQMYTDKLGPYTVLENGMFHKFGLIANKNAKFDKHLKPFANSLFSYYKDQQLTLETCILLIEYMHGLHTQEFKESFSKKLNPDIQMARIYRSVIRKTADPDPLILKNYTDIINMANDKNNKHMKDGLPVRRTQNQRFSEEEALNPDDIKPFKPKALQIILYVLHERAKNVKIPQSDELRDIIVTAVLLFQAMIKVRSLKPSVDCVQLMMDLVRMHPATAPHVTLLQPLYDKVKGQLPENQIPKRLRPQESPLKTPPPDST is encoded by the coding sequence ATGTACACTAACATGCTTAGGAGTAAGACACTGGAAAAACTCTTATTTGACAGAACTAGGATTTGCAGGCTTTTTTCGGCACTGGCGAATCCTGCAACTTTACAACAGGCCGTCTTCGGAATGCACAAATCCGCACCTTTAGAATTAAGACGTAAATCgtttgatgatttgatgaGACAGCTTGATGAGAACGAGGAATTATGGAAAGACAATGCGTTGGTTGAGTCTGAAATCCATCATAATATGGTGGAACTGATCAATGGTCCGGATCAAGATTATTATATGAAAGAATTGCAAAAATGCAATGGTTGGTTGTCCATTTATTCCTTAATTCACGATAGACTTTATTACAATGCAGTACAGGGTGTATTTAGACATCCTCAATATATCCCCAACGAGACCTTTGAGTATTTATGTTTGCagcttttgaaaaatgatcAGCTGAAGTTATTTATGGATGCAATTGATAAGAATTCGCCTAATCATTTTTATAAAGTATCCCAGAACATCTATGAGAAATTCATTCGTTTATGTATTGAACGTCGCCAAGACGATTTATTAGCaaaattcattgaaaaatatataattTACACGGGAGATACCGAGGTAATCAAATATCAAGCATGCCACATTGATTGGCAGCTCGGAGAATCCattttgaactttttctATTCCTGTGGTAATATCAAAGCATATTCCAAAACCGCAGCTCTCATGATACTGCTAGCCAAACAGTTGCCCAAAAGCGAAAAGTTAGCTCGTGAGTTGAGATTCAAGAGCAGAGTCCAGAAGTTACAAATGTATACCGATAAATTAGGTCCCTATACGGtacttgaaaatggaatgTTCCATAAGTTTGGCCTTAttgcaaacaaaaatgcTAAATTCGACAAGCATCTCAAACCTTTTGcaaattctcttttcaGTTATTACAAAGATCAGCAACTTACACTTGAGACGTGTATTCTACTTATTGAATACATGCATGGCCTCCACACCCAAGAGTTCAAAGAATCATTCAGTAAAAAACTCAACCCTGATATTCAAATGGCAAGAATCTATCGTAGTGTCATTAGGAAAACTGCTGATCCAGACCCtttgatcttgaaaaattacactgatatcatcaatatggCAAACGATAAGAACAATAAACACATGAAAGATGGCTTACCCGTACGTAGAACCCAAAATCAACGCTTCTCTGAGGAGGAAGCTTTGAACCCTGATGACATCAAGCCATTCAAACCAAAGGCCCTTCAAATTATTTTATATGTTTTACACGAGCGGGCAAAGAATGTTAAAATACCCCAAAGTGATGAATTGAGAGATATTATCGTCACAGCCGTCTTACTCTTTCAAGCTATGATTAAGGTGCGGTCGCTTAAACCTTCTGTTGACTGTGTTCAGTTGATGATGGACCTGGTACGTATGCACCCTGCTACAGCACCTCACGTCACTCTGCTGCAGCCATTGTACGACAAAGTGAAAGGTCAACTCCCTGAAAACCAGATACCTAAACGTCTAAGGCCTCAAGAGTCACCACTTAAAACACCTCCACCTGATTCAACATGA
- a CDS encoding uncharacterized protein (PKUD0A03570; similar to Saccharomyces cerevisiae YER154W (OXA1); ancestral locus Anc_8.206) has protein sequence MFALRSTIVRCGLRSSANRSVPLVGLRAESPLLSAVRFNSSESGESKTSQILHNIENIIDSEERKIDDKLGFDEDLLAKQELLSQTDLTSDQLGYLKSVGLVDGWWPSDLIQQSLEYVHVFSGLPWWATIAVTTIGFRLLLFPLFMKSSDTMARSQAIMPETKKIRKEMTHAMSVGDRALQQRKQLELRVLNQKNGVKYSRMFLSPVTQMVYSVGSFFGIREMANLPVDGLTTQGTLWFENLANPDPYIGLHLISASLYSIAFKFGGDTGNAQFGGTMKKVFMVLPFASIAFTFNMSAAVMVYFSANGLCSIIQSQLLRNASFRKMTGMYPLPSKEQQAKIQQKGVLDNFNETWKEMQENNKIRAAKEEEAMKGVEMARKQATSNRVIIKSKKTKKN, from the coding sequence ATGTTTGCACTCAGATCAACTATCGTGCGTTGCGGTTTACGTTCTTCCGCCAATCGTTCTGTTCCTCTAGTCGGACTCCGTGCAGAAAGCCCACTTTTATCTGCAGTTAGATTTAATTCTTCAGAATCAGGTGAGTCTAAAACTTCACAAATCTTACATAACATCGAGAATATCATTGATTCTGAAGAACGTAAGATTGATGACAAACTAGGTTTTGATGAAGACCTACTTGCCAAACAGGAACTGTTGTCACAAACCGACCTAACAAGCGATCAGTTAGGATATTTGAAATCCGTTGGTTTGGTTGATGGCTGGTGGCCAAGTGATCTGATCCAACAGTCTCTTGAATATGTACATGTCTTCAGTGGACTGCCATGGTGGGCAACTATAGCTGTCACCACAATAGGTTTCAGGCTTTTACTATTTCCCCTATTTATGAAATCGTCTGACACTATGGCTAGATCGCAAGCCATTATGCctgaaactaaaaaaataagaaaggAAATGACCCACGCAATGTCTGTTGGTGATAGAGCTTTACAACAAAGGAAACAGCTTGAATTAAGAGTTTTAAATCAGAAAAATGGTGTCAAGTATTCAAGGATGTTTTTATCTCCAGTTACCCAAATGGTTTACTCTGTTGGTTCTTTCTTTGGTATTAGAGAAATGGCCAACTTACCTGTTGATGGTTTAACAACTCAAGGTACTTTATGGTTCGAAAATTTGGCAAATCCAGATCCTTATATTGGTTTACATTTGATATCCGCATCATTGTATTCCATTGCCTTCAAATTTGGTGGGGATACAGGTAATGCACAGTTTGGTGGTACAATGAAAAAGGTGTTTATGGTTTTGCCGTTTGCTTCGATTGCTTTCACGTTCAATATGAGTGCGGCAGTTATGGTGTACTTTAGTGCTAATGGTCTATGTTCTATTATCCAATCACAATTATTAAGAAACGCATCATTCAGAAAGATGACCGGCATGTACCCATTACCAAGCAAAGAGCAGCAAGCCAAGATTCAGCAGAAGGGTGTTCTCGACAACTTCAACGAAACTTGGAAAGAAATGcaagaaaacaataaaattcGGGCAGcaaaagaggaggaagCAATGAAAGGCGTTGAAATGGCACGCAAACAAGCAACTTCTAATAGAGTCATTATTAAGTCCAAGAAGACAAAGAAGAACTGA
- a CDS encoding uncharacterized protein (PKUD0A03550; similar to Saccharomyces cerevisiae YIR030C (DCG1); ancestral locus Anc_1.21a), with protein MTATSIKILVINPNSTKEMTKSIEFEINTLHISQCVEIDYYTGPTHTRKAAPPSINNNEDAEQSTQACLQDFQENPKYLEYDGYLIACYSDHPLVYQLPKLLSSQRVVMGIFQASMLYSMQYATSGCKTAILTSSIAWEKLLDDAIIKYCGNVDVFPDARFNHSLACNIPVLELHHEKHFPVIQNKITQLQNNNVGIILLGCAGLSCLHQKMKRFAPNIKFVDSVKVGIKLLIAYVDIGET; from the coding sequence ATGACTGCGACGAGTATTAAGATTTTAGTAATTAACCCAAACTCCACTAAGGAGATGACTAAAtctattgaatttgaaatcaacacACTGCATATCTCGCAGTGTGTGGAAATCGATTATTACACTGGACCTACACATACAAGAAAAGCAGCACCTCCTTCTATAAACAACAACGAAGATGCAGAACAGTCTACACAAGCATGCTTACAAGACTTTCaagaaaatccaaaatatcTAGAATATGATGGATATCTGATTGCATGTTATAGTGATCACCCACTAGTTTATCAACTCCCTAAACTATTGTCTTCTCAAAGGGTAGTTATGGGCATATTCCAAGCATCGATGCTGTATTCCATGCAATATGCCACAAGTGGGTGTAAAACGGCCATTCTAACATCTTCCATCGCATGGGAAAAATTGTTAGACGATGCTATAATCAAATACTGTGGTAACGTGGATGTGTTTCCAGATGCACGATTCAATCACTCACTTGCTTGTAATATCCCGGTATTAGAGTTACACCATGAGAAACACTTCCCTGTCAtccaaaataaaatcacaCAACtacaaaataataatgttGGAATCATTTTATTAGGATGCGCAGGCCTAAGCTGTCTGCAccagaaaatgaagagattTGCCCCTAATATCAAGTTTGTTGATTCTGTTAAAGTTGGTATCAAACTTCTTATAGCCTACGTTGATATTGGTGAAACTTAG